A region of the Pygocentrus nattereri isolate fPygNat1 chromosome 27, fPygNat1.pri, whole genome shotgun sequence genome:
GAAGAGTCTTTTATTTCtggggaaaaacacacaacttTAAAGATTCATCTTCTGCCAAACAACTCAATCTTTCCATCAACAACAGGAacaaatcagacacagcaaaggatagaataaaatatgtataaaatataatatataaaataacaaaatatttgtaaagtaaatatatagtatatttataagtaagtatatttatataaatatttttgtttctattttttatgtacggaaaaaagtcattttctaaaatctgtggtaaacaaaaataatgttaaaagaTGTTTTGTCTTGTGTACAGTTTCCCACTAAGTGTAGCTAGATTCTCTGAATTACAAAGTTTAGCCGTCAAAAACAGGGCTATAAACAAGCTAACAGTCCTACCAGAAATATCTACTTTTAAAACTCTGCTATTAAACTTCAACACTATTATTTACACCTGCTACTGAAAGTGCAGCCTAAAACTGCTAAAGCTGCCAAACTACCACATTTGACAAAGTTTGTGGTGTGTGCCAGCAGTATGATGTTACCTTAGCATCAGCTTTCATGTAGCAATAGTCATATTTCAtctttttggttggtggactattcttagtccagcagtggcattcataaactccagcagcactgctgtgtctgatccgctcacaccagcacaacacacactaacaagcAGCTTAAACCCAGAGTTCTTAATATGTTCTTAATaatactgcaatttccccctgggatcaataaaggaatctgaatggGTGTGATGTTGACTATAGAATGACAACATGACTTCAGAGGTCGATAAACTCCTTGCAGAACAAAGGAAACTAGCTAAGTAAATAGTCACTGATGCACCAGAACATGTTTAGTTATAATCTAAACTTTAGAATTGCTGGGAATAATTTCAAACTTTTTCTCCATTTGGAATTTTGGAGTATGATAAATAATTtaggcggcatggtggcgtggtgggtagcgccgtcgcctcacagtgaggagggcctggattcgtttccctggccaggtgaccggagtttgcatgttctccccgtgtctgcgtgggtttcctccgggttctcccgtttcctcccacagtccaaagtcttgcagtcagaccaactggacgtgctaaattgcccctgggtgtgagtgtgtgagtgactgtctgtgtctgtctgtctggcgacctgtccagggtgtatcctgccttacgcccgatgactgctgggataggctccagcacccccagccCCCAaaagggatggatggataaagaaTTATGAGTGATTcaataaaatctataaaaataaaacatgtaataaaatgatTTCTACGTGCTTACTatgataatataaaaaaatcaaaacatagTTACTGATATCATCACAGAAAATGTTCATCCCTAGACAAAACAATGCCTTTCTACCTTCAACCCAAAGAGCCTGGGCTCAGCTGGGATCAGTAGGTTATGATTCAGACTTCAGTTGGTATGGATGAAGTGTTCAGGGATAAACAATGTGTGGCGAGTATCCCATACGCACGAGCAAGGGCAATAGGGACATCAGCACCATGTCCCCATTGCCCTTGCTGGGGAGCTCTGACTGTCCAGCGCGCCAGAATACGACGGTTCATCCCCGACAATGGTGGTCCTTGCCAGACCCCCTTCTATTCTGCTGACACACACAAGAAAGTCAGCCAAAGAATCACAACAATGGCTCCAGCCAGACTGACAGATATATGAGCCAGTCAGTGAACCATCCCCGGCTTCTACTACCAGTCATGCCGGGTGAGCTTCTGTGTCTGGCTCTAGGCTTGGCCAGCCACCATTTCAATGCCAACTGGCATGGAGCACAGGTTTACTGTATGTTCCACTCTCAATGATTATGTTCCTGCTGGTACACTTTTATACATGTTGAACTACTGCAATTAACATTCATTGTTTAGTGAGGCAAACACCATTCACTCTTATGCATCATGGATATAGCAGATCAGCAATAGCAAATATTTGACAATATATCAAGTGATATGACAGTGACCCCTTAAACCTCAAAAGCCCATGTGTGGGTCCAACTTTGGATAGTTCACCATAACTAAATAACATACATTCATACTAGTTAATCAATACTagtaaaacagtaaacatacacacattttctaagccacttatccttctgggtcacggggggagctggagcccatcccagcagtcattgggtggaaggcaggatacaccctggaagGGTCACAGTAAACGCAGTATACATAAATAATTAGGGGCATATATTGGCAATAtagtaatattttatcattataatgataaattacattacCATAAGATCACAGTAAgtaagaacactgaccaactgcatgttttatggcaaagagaacaaaattagtcctgtttaattggatttagtgcagtgcagtgcatgaaatgctgaataaaaatgatcGTACTCTTAACAGTattgaattttttaaatgtggcaatACTAGTGCATCATATCTGCTCTAAGTTATCGAACTTCAGACAATTCAAATATTGTGATGTGTCGTGCATCTTTGTGAGCTTGTATTTTCTCCATATCATTCACCCCATACACTGTTTTAACTTGGAAAAGTTAGTTAGCAGGCTGCCATAAAATAGTAAGTCAACAGATCTTAAGACACATAGTCTTGTACTGTAAGCTTACGATTAACATTTTTAAGTTAATACTGCTATTTTTACAGTAGAAGTAATAGCTATCCAGTAAATGAACTTTAAACAGTAAATGAACTTTTCCAGTAAGTGAACTTTTCAAATAAAAGTATTACTCTACTCCTACTTACATAAGCTAAGGGCCAGTGAGTTTAACACGAAGGCTAAAGCGATCATCacatggttgtttttttttttagatgtccCACAAATAACCAATCACTAAAGCAAACTGATTGTAAAAACCAGCAGTGCTTCGGTCATTCGCTTTCAGCGACGTCAAAATTAACCCCATTATCAAACTGTTGAGTGCAAAGATCTATCATGAACAGCTGGTAAACCTTACTACTGGACATTTGCCATAGCCCAATAAAAGCGAGCCATGGACATATTTCATTTCGGAATGTTTATGGCATCCTTGAGTAACTTAAACATATCAGTTTACCCATTAGCAGCCAGCAGCATGCCCTCTGCCTATTTCTACTACCATTACACATTAAAGCAGCAATCTCTGAGTATGCAGGTCCCCCTGGCAAGCCTCCTGATCGCTGAGCCATGCCAACAGTGCTCCTGCCCATAGACTCAGACCTGCGCCACATGGGAAAACACTTTGCCTTttgcatacacacacgcacagcttTGTGCATATGGTTCATTGTTTTTAGAGCAAACCCACTGTGGGTCTATGATGAATAAACCACAAGAGATTACTGCTAACATTAAGAGTATTATCTAACTTCAGCAGGGCCCACAAGGCTGGAAAGGTGAAAACTAAGAGACGATTATAAATGGAGCACACTTCATACAGCAGCAGCTCTTCAACTCTTGCTGCTCGACAACAACATATTGCCAGTCAACTTCAAAGACTTTCGAAGGGCTTCAACAGAGCCTCTTGGGTGCGGGGGGTGGGCATGAGACAGGCCTCCCCCTGCTTTAACTCTCTGTTCCTCAGTCACGCTAAACTTTCCAGGTGAGGAGGTCCTCAGGGAGCAGCTGGCACAGGCAGCAAGCCAGGTGTTTAGGAGTCAAGTCTACTGCCACTGATGACAGACTGGCTGTGCCTACTGCAGCAGAAGCCGCTCTGCAAGTCTGCAGGTTCCACCAGCAACTGCGTGTCACTGCATGTCATTAAAGTTGCGCTCTCCCTGCTAGCACCAGAGAAATGTTGCTTTGAGTATTCGTATTAATAAAAGTAATACCTGAACTAAGCAACTaagcatgcatgcatgcacatacagacacagggaccttcacacacccacacgctcCCTGATTTACTAAACCACAGACCACCAGGCATGTCCAACTGGCTCAGCGTGCATGCAAACAGCTTTCCACAATGTTAACTAATTAGTACACAGCACTCATCTAGTATCAAGTCAGGCACGAATAACTGGCCTAGGTCTCAGATTACAACGTGTTGCCATGAAATAGAGCACAGAAAAAggaacataaaaacaatagcaTTCAGCTGAGGTAGGCCCGCTGATAATCACTGGTATGACTGTGGAACACGTTTGAAGAGCTCTCACaaaagaaatttttaaaaaattaaaactgtTATTAAAACATACCCAAGGTGTAGCGAGAAGGATATAGTTTCACAAAGCAATATTTCTCAGTTACACAGacaatttaaagtggaattcaaacagttttttcaaaaatgtctgCAAAATTGAGTCATGGAGatcaaaacaaagtcatttagaatgGTTTTCTCCAGTTTCTTTACAAATGGCAGTAAAATAACCAGGATACATATTACGCCAGGAAAACACTATccatttatatataatgttgctGATTGCATAATAGTATTAAATTAACTCatcttaaaatatttattttaggcCCCCATAACCCAGAGGGATGccagcttagataatgtgtgtgtatgtgttttaagTCAAAATCTCTTTTTTCCCAAAcctatcgtaaaacaatgttCAGCATCACGCAACATGTttctatttcatgtaataacgttctgtgagggagctttacaGACATTAAACGCTTCAGGCATcttgttcccatcaccatcgCTGTAAACAACTAATACTtgctaagtttctctggaaccaaaagcactctgaattactttatatttaaatgattgAATTATCAGTTTAATAAACATCTTAACCACAGAAGGACCATTGACTCTTTTGTATCCAGTAAGCGGAGACCACACAGAATAGACTAATAACAGGACAACACGTGTACcgagtttgtcttttttttttttaatgcactcACCTAGCCAACTTGACAGAGAAAATGACTCCCATATGCCTAATTATGTCAGCAGTTAAACGCAATCCCTTAGGAAAGAGATCTACAGGAACCAGGGGCATCACAAGAGCTTTATCGATGGGGTGCTAAGCCTGTCCTAGGGAGGTCTGGGGTCATGGTCTCCCAGGAAAAATCCGTTTAATGACCCCAAAATATCTGTTCAGCTAGAAAATGTATCAATCATGACTATTTGGTTAAATTGGCACACAGTAGATCTGTCTCTTTGTAGTTTGTATTAAGCACTGACAAACACTATCCACCCACTTATAACGGACACAAATCAAGCTAAGGTACTGAAGTCGAAGAATgttatctcctctctcttagaTAAGCTGCAAGGTCCTAAATACATTATTCAAATGCTCAGATTATAGCTGAGTTCAGCCTCAGCTGGTGCAATATGTGAGTGATTTTGCCCTGTAGGCATCTTTAATAAGTTATAGGGCAGAATTTCATGGTCATAGTGACATATTTTCTTAAATAAGTTCATTCAGTGGAAACTTAAACAAGTCTCCCTTGTTTTCCTCTTGATCACTAACCTCCATCAGATCGACTCCTTCAGCCCTGTCAGTCTTCTTCAGCATCTTCCactgttcatccatccatccatccttctccctcagggtcgcagggtcTTCCACTGTTcagtattacattattttttttattaaactcagaTTTAAAAGGACTCAAGGGATTAATGAGCAATCAAtgcagtttttgtttgtttttaattggtAAATATCTCATCTGATCGGCCTCTAACAGAGCTGCAGGACGGAAAATTGCCTTATGATCAACACTAATTTCACCTTTTCACTGACAACCTACTGTAAACAACAATATATGGCAAATACTACTGCCATTGTTTCCAAATATTTAagagaaatataaaaacaagaaatatacCCTCTCATTATGAAGTGAGGTTAAACTAGTGGCCTTGCCTAACCCCCTAGATGCCacaatgcctgttgttctcTATATGAGGCGATATGTCCACGCATCCACCATGTTGGAGTGGTCAAGATCCGCTTGTGAGAGATGATGAGCTCTCAAGATTAAATTGGCCACAACTTCCTTATTACTCAATCACCAAATTtttttgttataatcctcagacatAGAGTTATCTAGGTTGCACAGACTGCTCTCGGTAGCTGTTATTCCTTTAATAACTCATCTTGCCATTTGGCCACCTGGACCTACAGGATGGTATTCAGTTCAGCGTGAGCTCCAGTAGAATCACAATCTCacaatcagcaaatccatcaatgtgtgaatcacttcGAATCTTAATAcacctaaaaataaaataaacgccacaaaacacagaaggaCAAGGCTAAAGCTGGCTTCCTGTTGGCCAGCTTAACGGGACAACTCGAACAAGCTAGCtgatgcatcatttaaggtgtaacgggacaactcgaacaagaagctggctgatgcgcCATTTAAGGTATAACGGGACaactcgaacaagaagctggctgatgcaccatttaaggtgtaatggGACaactcgaacaagaagctggctgatgcatcatttaaggtgtaatGGGACAAcacgaacaagaagctggctgatgcaccatttaaggtgtaacgggACAagtcgaacaagaagctggctgatgcaccatttaaggtgtaacgggACAacttgaataagaagctggctgatgcaccatttaaggtgtaacgggACAagtcgaacaagaagctggctgatgcaccatttaaggtataACGGGACaactcgaacaagaagctggctgatgcaccatttaaggtgtaacgggacaactcgaacaagaagctggctgatgcaccatttaaggtgtaacgggacaactcgaacaagaagctggctgatgcaccatttaaggtgtaacgggacaactcgaacaagaagctggctgatgcaccatttaaggtgtaatggGACAacttgaataagaagctggctgatgcaccatttaaggtgtaacgggACAagtcgaacaagaagctggctgatgcaccatttaaggtataACGGGACaactcgaacaagaagctggctgatgcaccatttaaggtgtaacgggacaactcgaacaagaagctggctgatgcaccatttaaggtgtaacgggacaactcgaacaagaagctggcaaataagaagctaacttcaggtTTGTGTAAGAAAGTGCTAACATTTATTAAcatctattatgaatatctacacAGATTAAAGACATAAATAACTACTATATCAAGTTAAGATCCCCTGATTACACTATTAAATAAGATTAATGTAAAaccagaggggaaaaaaatcacaccAACAGGTGTGCATCACCAACTACACGGCcatatctacacataaacatcacacaaacaatacgCATCGCACAAACCTGAGCGTGAatcactgcgttccctctgTTATATCCCATACTGAGAacaatattcttgaaatatcaAGTCTAATCCCTTCTTTTTGCCTCATATGAACccaaagttagctagctaacaagcaaCCGAGTAAAACCCAGCCAGCCTGCTATACTGAACATAATTTGCTACAAATCCATATTGTAGGTGTGTATTGTGACACGATGATTGCAACTACTTACTGTTTTAATCTGTATATTAGCCCGAGATTTGAAGAAGGTCTAACATGTTTCAGTGAGCTTTCGCCAAAATCCCGTGTTCAGCTTCAGCCAACCAACATTAAATTACAGAGCGGTAAAACCAGAGACCCTCTCCCAGGTCTGATTTGACTGTCTTACAACTTACAAGGCCTTACTGCATTAATGGCTGAGCCGGAGGCTCCATGATTCACGTTACGTTAGTACATCTCTGGTAGCACAGCAGAGGCAGCGCATTACAGCAGCAACAGCGCCTCCCTCAGGTCACTGTTACAGTGTATTGGAATTTGGAGATGCAATGGTGCAATTAAATATGGAGAAAGAACAAGAATAACCTACAGATTATGTGAACtagtaatgtctgtttatatggGAAAGGGTGGATAAATAACATTTAGATTCCTAAAGCATTCCTAAAAGTGGCCTAATGACACCCATTACAGTAACACTTCAGGAATGTTACAGGTATTATTATACTATAGAACTAGTATAGTATAAAATGGCCATCGCTAGGCCAGTTTTAGGGGGGCTTTAGGatttaaaatcataaaattcTGTCACCTAGCCTATTAAACATGTCTACAGAGCAGATTAACCCTCATTCTGACGGGACCAAAGTGATTCATAATCTGTGTATGTGAAGGCCTCGCTATCTGTTGTTACTCTAAACGTTAGTGAGTGAAGTCTATCAACTTCCAGTGACTTCTTCTCCTGAATGTTACGATATATCGAGTTTTCTGAGAGGCGTCCGTGAGCAGCACCGCCAGCTCATCCACACCAATCATAACATTAACCGAAATAAGTGTAAGAGGCAGAGACACGCAGCCCGACAGCCTGGAGTCTGTATCCCCTGTAATGCTGAGAGGCTCTTCCTCGGGGCAGTCTGGCCCACATTACGCCCCTTATCCCGAGTTATTCTGTGAAAACCAACGCAGAGAGCAGAAACGTTAACTTTAACACCACAGGTCGTTACGGTCGCGGCTCCTTTAACAATCCCACAAGTCTTTACCCGACATGGAGGGAAAGTACTCAGAGCCTCTGGGGCTGCGGGTCGCTGAAGGCTGAGTGGACTTCTGGAAAGCTCTCCTGCACATGGTGTGAGGAAACCTCCGGGCAAAGgcagagaaaatgtgtttaaatctGAGCCTTTAACGACCGTGAATCAAGCCGAAAAACGTCCCTGTCCGTGGAGCCAGCTGGGATACCGAGGTGGCTAGCTAGCATAGCTTACTGGAGCTGCTAATGGCAGCGAGCTGTTTGAGCGAAGTGACTGTGAAACACCGGCTAATAAAACCGTGTTTTTAATGGTCCATGTAACAGACAGCGCGGTGACATCGCAGCTGTGCTTAAGAAGTGACGACCACAACAGTGGGGGGGCACACCGTGCAGAGCCCaacattagcttagcttagcttgtTCTTTAGCGGGCTTGTCATGCCGGCTCGGAAGAGAAAGTTACTCCCACCTGCTCAGCTGTGCGAGCGCTTAGATGCGGCTCCTGAGCAAACGCAGCGAAAGACCACCCGAGCGGAGGGGGGCGACAGAGACGAGGCGCAAGATCAAGAAGAGCACCGCAGTCAGTATTTTGCGAGTAACGATGAAAGTGGAGCCAGGTTAAGATATAACTTCTTCAACCAACCATGTGTTGATCTAGCCAGGGCCTGTCTGGGTAAGGTAAGCAGCAAATGATGACGAGCTCTGCTGAATAACCTGTTATGATAAAGAAATATAGCCGGGCGATATAGCAAACATACAGAATCACAACACTTCAAGAACGAGTTCATGATGCATGTCGGAACAGGCAGTTAAAGGAACCAGTGgtactacattaaaaaaacaaaaaaactgtcaatggcaattattttcattttatcttttatttttattaaacatttcacactTTTCTGCACTAAATCAAACCAAAACCTGGCTATTTTAATGAACCCTGCAGTTGTTTAGAGTTCTAGTAGTACTGGCAATAACCACGACTTGGAAAAGCACATGTTGTAATTTATCATAATGATAAACATTGTCACCTTGCCCAGCCTTAGCACTGCTGACTTCATATGAGACACTGATACTACAGAAAACTACATACGCCTAATAGATCACTGTAACAGTTCTGCAggaatacatttggaaaatattagtCAGTATAGAAATATGGGGCggcgcagtgggtagtgctgttccctcacagcgaggagggcctgggttcgattccccggccgagtctgtatgttctccccgtgtctgcgtgggtttcctccaggttctccagtttcctcccacagtccaaagacatgcagtcaggccaattggacgtgctaaattgcccctaggcatgagtgtgcgtgtgattatgtctgtctgtctgccctgtgatggactggcgacctgtccagggtgtatcctgccttccacccaatgacccctgggataggctccagcagtcACCCGACCCCCACCCtgctgcgaccctgagggagaaggggcttagaagatggatggagtaTAGAAATATTATTGTGTTAATAtcccatgttttatttatggaTGCACAATATCATAGTCATACTGCTATTCGCAGTGTATTGCATCTAAAAATAATTGGAAAGGTGTTGTCCGATTTCACTGTTATTTCAAATCGATATTTAATGACAATTATTGTACTTCAGAAGAGCAAAACATTTGTGACTTTGTGCTTCTGTGCATAAAAACAGCTGCATGTTATTCATTTGAAGTCGCTTTATTAATTTGTGTAGACCATCTGATTAAGGTAGATGTCCCGATTCACACATCTTATAAACTTTATGTATCGACAGGAAAAGTGTCATATCGGCATGGGCCCACAATTCCCACATCGTGCATCCCTAATTTTGCTGGAAGTAGGTTGGATCAAGTAGTGATCCTTCAGTGATAACTAAAGCACCCTTTAACGATACAGTACATGAGATTTTCTGTAACAAATTCAAGATTTTGGTGGTGAATAACACAGTAGCTGTGTGGAACGTTAGGCTGCTTGGTAATGTGACGCAAAGGCTCACACCAGACTGTGAACTGGGAAAACAGCTTTGCTACAGAGGTCAGGGTTGCAGTGTTGGTTACACATATGATGTTATGACAGACGAGGTTGCCACCAGCAGTAATGACAAAATAATATAGAGAGCAGCAAAATGTCAGCTGTGGTTGATTTGCCTCACAGCCAAGGGAAGGCTTGGAGCAATGTTTGTGGCTTAGTTCTAACCTGTAAATTGAGCTGTGTGAGAACTGTGAGAGATGACAAGAAGACACAGATCTCTACTCTGGAAGCCCTCAACTGAGAAAATTGTCAGtctatgttttttctttctttacttaagAATTATTCTATACATAGAGTTCAATCGTAGTAATACGAACATATAGCTGATCCTTGCtgggataagcggcttagaaaatgtgtgtgatcCTTACTGTATTGCTGGGTTCCTTAGTTCCAGTCCTAGAGGGCTTATGTCCAAACTGTGCTGCCTTACTGGAAATGAGGAATCCTACTGTGCTGTGTAGTACTGCAACAGTTGGTATGACTCTGCATGTTCTGGAAGAGTCCCATCATCAGTAGACTCGAATGAAATATTGCAGCACACAGACAGTGTAGGCCGACTGCCACAAAACAGCTTTCTCTGTAATGAATCAGTGAAGAGCCAGGGATTCTGGTCAGACTTATAGGCACAAATGGTGCCGGTTTGCATTTACTGAAGCTATAAAACAGAAGCCAAGGTGCCAGAGAAAGCTTTCAGGGTACTTAAAGAAGAAATGCACACTGAATTACTAATCAGTTTCATGACTCATGGTTTCTGTTGTGGGTGCTTCTTTCTTGCTagggtgtttgtgtttgtaactTAAGAGTGCTTGGAACAGTAAAGAGCAAGGGTGTAATGAGGAGAATGAAAGCAGTTATTATGTTGGGGAGGCCTGCTGCATAACAGACAGAACCCACCCCCACCTCCAATATGTGACCATGCAGTCCAGCTTCCTGCCCACCCACAGCTAGCCGTCGGAGAGGAGGGGCCACTttagacattttcacacaagttcatcacacacacgcacacacacacacacaaacacacacctctaCTTGACTTTTTTTCCGATTTCCTGTTTGAGCAGTTGCTGTTTTGGGTAAACCCACGCACAGACGTCGCTACCGGACAAATTATAGTCATAACGAAAGCCACGCTATATTTGTGGTAGCACTGAAAGTGCACATTATgttgtatttattaatataattagtATTATTATCATAATGTCTATCATTGTGGTTTAGTGTGGTCTTTTAGTGTAAAAGGAGTATTAACCCAAAGCACAGGTACTGCCAAATGTGATGTAGACACCTTAATGTTGTTACAAAAGCATCCATTAACCTCCTTTTTTCCGGTATCATAATTGTGTATTACATATGATTTAATTATTGTAGTGGAACATATGCTAACTGAATATGGTAAATATTAGCTGgtgttttcatttcatgtgAACTGTTGGTACACAGGCACCACCTGCTGGCAACATCACAAATCGAAGGATTCAGGTGGAAAcgaaaaaactttaaaaacgaTTCTGTTCGATTTTGTGTTATGAGGTGCTGGTGCGGAGACACTGCAGTGGCACAGAGCTGAGAGGGAGGGTGGTGGAGACGGAGGCTTACTTGGGTGGGGAGGACAAAGCGTCACACTCGGCTGGAGGGAAACGCACAGAGAGGAATGCCGCCATGTTCATGAAGCCTGGGACTGTCTATGTTTATCCCATCTATGGCATCTACCTCTGCATGAATGTCTCCAGTCAGGGTGAGGTCTTTAAACTCCGTTAGAATGAAGTATTTTGTCACTTGGCGGCACAAAGATCCACAAGTACAATGGGTTTATGTTTGAAGCAGAGTTTGTTGTACTGCTGTTTTCACCAAGTGTTCTTCGTTAATGGGTACATTGATGCAATAGGTGATGTCATTCTATGCCAGTGTTAGACAAAGGAGGTAAACACAAGTATTGAGTGGAAAGAGACAATGTGGAGCCATATTAACTgctctgtgtttgtgcatgCAGGGGAGGGGGCGGCAGTGCTGTTACGCTCTCTGGAGCCCCTCCAGGGGCAGGACGTTATGAGGAAGCTGCGGGCAGCCAAACGAAGAGATGGTGCCAGGGCCCTGAAGGACAGGGAGCTGTGTAATGGTCCGTCCAAGCTCTGCCAGGCCCTGGATATACAACGCTGCTTTGACCGCAGGGACCTGGCCACAGACACTGAGGTGTGGCTAGAGGACTCTGAAGGGGAGACACCAGGAACTAGAGAGGTGGTTTCAGCCCCACGGATTGGTATAGAATCTCATGGAGAATGGGCCACAAAACCCCTACGCTTCTACCTGCGGGGTCATGCTTGCGTGAGTGTAGtgaacaaagaagctgagaGCAAACTAGATGTAACTGCCAAGTCTCATCAGGCTACTACATGAAGACAGATAGCAGAAAACTgacattcttcatgaaatttgagAATGTAAAATTCCCATTTTTGCCATTATAGCAACAGTTCACTTTTATCTAAGCC
Encoded here:
- the mpg gene encoding DNA-3-methyladenine glycosylase, with the translated sequence MPARKRKLLPPAQLCERLDAAPEQTQRKTTRAEGGDRDEAQDQEEHRSQYFASNDESGARLRYNFFNQPCVDLARACLGKVLVRRHCSGTELRGRVVETEAYLGGEDKASHSAGGKRTERNAAMFMKPGTVYVYPIYGIYLCMNVSSQGEGAAVLLRSLEPLQGQDVMRKLRAAKRRDGARALKDRELCNGPSKLCQALDIQRCFDRRDLATDTEVWLEDSEGETPGTREVVSAPRIGIESHGEWATKPLRFYLRGHACVSVVNKEAESKLDVTAKSHQATT